From Weissella confusa, a single genomic window includes:
- a CDS encoding GNAT family N-acetyltransferase, which translates to MAKITLRSWQSTDFDAYEKLIAQPEIMQGAGLPNADTQQRRMMFETDLYQPFQAAIVYKSQIIGSIITYARVSETGDFIPNEYDLAYFLDSRFTGHGIMTQALHSFIAALPNPTTLLAETFVDNVASQRILEKLGFIKTGAYNNIIAYKKPIS; encoded by the coding sequence ATGGCTAAAATCACCTTACGTTCCTGGCAATCGACAGACTTCGATGCCTATGAAAAATTAATCGCACAACCTGAAATTATGCAAGGAGCTGGTTTGCCCAATGCAGACACACAGCAACGTCGCATGATGTTTGAAACGGATTTGTATCAGCCGTTCCAGGCTGCCATCGTGTACAAATCACAAATTATCGGTAGCATTATCACCTACGCACGGGTCTCAGAAACCGGCGACTTCATCCCCAATGAATATGACCTGGCCTATTTCTTAGATAGCCGGTTTACAGGTCACGGCATTATGACCCAAGCCTTACACAGCTTTATTGCAGCACTACCGAACCCAACAACTCTACTAGCTGAAACATTTGTTGATAACGTCGCTTCACAGCGCATCTTGGAAAAGCTTGGTTTCATTAAAACAGGGGCTTACAACAACATCATCGCATACAAAAAGCCGATCAGTTAG
- a CDS encoding formate--tetrahydrofolate ligase: MQTDIEIAQAAEVWPIEKIAEKAGLTATEWEPYGRDKAKIEIDETARQNDLGKLILVTSINPTPAGEGKSTVTVGLADALSLAGKKTMVALREPSLGPVMGLKGGATGGGYAQVVPMADINLHFTGDFHALTSAHNTLAAVIDNSIYQGNPLNIDPRRLLWKRALDVNDRALRHITIGLGGPTSGVPREDGFDITVASELMAILTLSHDLMDMKARIERIVIGYTYDKEPVTVKDLGVAGALRTLLKDAIKPNLVQTLAHTPTLIHGGPFANIAQGTNSIRATKTALQLADYVVTEAGFGADLGGEKFLDFKVPLLGKTPDAIVIVATVRALKMHGGLPKTELTEPNLDALSAGLANLGQHLQSMSRYGVPVVVAVNRFVSDTPEEIEMVENYVRERGAEAYMADVWAQGGAGAPELAQAVITATEQESHFTPLYAPEDDAVTKIEKIVQTIYGGAGVELSDKAAKQLREFAKRGWDKMPVIMAKTQYSLSDDAKKLGAPADFKIHVREFVPKLGAGFLVALTGSILTMPGLPSHPAAYDIDIDENGQITGLF, from the coding sequence ATGCAAACTGATATTGAAATTGCACAAGCGGCTGAAGTTTGGCCAATTGAAAAAATTGCAGAGAAGGCTGGCTTGACGGCAACTGAATGGGAACCATACGGTCGTGATAAAGCCAAGATTGAAATCGATGAAACTGCCCGACAAAATGATTTGGGTAAGTTAATTTTGGTGACGTCAATTAACCCAACGCCAGCTGGTGAAGGTAAGTCAACGGTGACGGTTGGCTTGGCTGATGCGCTAAGTTTGGCTGGTAAGAAGACAATGGTTGCGTTGCGTGAGCCATCACTTGGACCAGTTATGGGCTTGAAGGGTGGTGCCACTGGTGGTGGATACGCCCAAGTTGTCCCAATGGCTGACATCAACTTGCACTTTACGGGTGATTTCCATGCTTTGACAAGTGCCCACAACACGTTGGCTGCCGTTATCGATAACAGCATCTACCAAGGAAATCCTTTGAACATTGACCCACGTCGTTTGCTTTGGAAGCGCGCTTTGGACGTTAATGATCGTGCTTTGCGCCACATTACAATTGGTTTGGGTGGCCCAACTTCTGGAGTGCCACGTGAAGATGGTTTTGATATCACGGTTGCTTCTGAATTGATGGCTATTTTGACGTTGTCACATGATTTGATGGATATGAAGGCGCGTATTGAGCGCATCGTTATCGGTTACACGTACGACAAGGAACCTGTGACAGTTAAGGATTTGGGTGTTGCTGGTGCGTTGAGGACGTTGTTGAAGGATGCGATTAAGCCAAACTTGGTTCAAACGCTTGCCCACACGCCAACGTTGATTCACGGAGGTCCATTTGCCAATATTGCGCAAGGAACCAACTCAATTCGCGCAACTAAGACAGCTTTGCAATTGGCGGACTACGTTGTCACTGAAGCTGGTTTCGGGGCTGACTTGGGTGGTGAGAAGTTCTTGGACTTCAAGGTGCCATTGTTGGGCAAGACACCGGACGCAATTGTCATTGTGGCGACGGTACGTGCGTTGAAGATGCACGGCGGTTTGCCTAAGACGGAATTGACAGAACCTAATCTTGACGCTCTGTCAGCCGGCTTGGCTAACTTGGGACAACACTTGCAGAGTATGTCACGTTACGGCGTGCCAGTTGTCGTTGCCGTTAACCGCTTTGTGAGTGACACACCTGAAGAAATCGAGATGGTTGAAAATTACGTTCGTGAGCGTGGTGCTGAGGCCTACATGGCTGACGTTTGGGCGCAAGGCGGTGCTGGTGCGCCAGAGTTGGCGCAAGCGGTTATCACAGCTACTGAGCAAGAAAGTCACTTTACGCCATTGTATGCACCTGAAGATGATGCTGTCACAAAGATCGAAAAGATTGTACAAACAATTTACGGTGGTGCTGGTGTTGAGTTGTCAGATAAGGCTGCTAAGCAATTGCGTGAGTTTGCTAAGCGTGGTTGGGATAAGATGCCAGTTATCATGGCGAAGACACAATACTCACTAAGTGACGATGCGAAGAAGTTGGGCGCACCGGCGGACTTTAAGATTCATGTGCGTGAATTTGTGCCTAAATTAGGTGCTGGCTTCTTGGTTGCCTTGACTGGTTCAATTTTGACGATGCCTGGCTTGCCAAGTCACCCGGCGGCATACGATATTGATATTGATGAAAACGGTCAGATTACTGGCTTGTTCTAA
- the purD gene encoding phosphoribosylamine--glycine ligase: MAKVMVIGSGAREHALAETFLRSTEVEEVIVVPGNAGMQSAGIRTVDHDMMDVVGLRNLAQQEVVDLTFVGSEAPLIAGVVDVFQTAGLKIFGPTQQAAQLEGSKQFAKDVMAEAGVPTATSVMVTDESSALQALKNFDLPLVIKQDGLAAGKGVVICRDREDAETMIQLAYERQADAPLVIESYMAGVEFSIFSLVGPNGVIHAPIAQDHKRRFDNDQGLNTGGMGAYSPVRWVSDEIVQEAIQTLVLPTLATMAARAMPFTGVLYTGVMLTDDGPKVVEYNVRFGDPEAQVVLPQLQSDFYELISTLLAGEQPQAIWQQDDVYVGVVLVNPSYPATTTEHIDLPSFSIADINTFYAGVTRNDDKLISNGGRIATVVGHAATASQAQEMVYEAIDATQTTLAYRHDIGYQAVREENKVVSGDAN, translated from the coding sequence ATGGCGAAGGTGATGGTAATTGGGTCCGGGGCCCGCGAACATGCGTTGGCAGAAACGTTTCTGCGAAGTACTGAAGTTGAAGAAGTTATTGTGGTGCCGGGTAATGCTGGCATGCAGTCAGCGGGTATTCGGACAGTTGATCACGACATGATGGATGTCGTTGGATTGCGTAATCTAGCACAACAAGAAGTGGTTGATTTGACGTTTGTTGGTTCAGAGGCGCCTTTGATTGCTGGTGTGGTCGACGTTTTTCAAACAGCAGGGCTAAAGATTTTTGGTCCCACGCAACAAGCTGCGCAGCTAGAAGGTTCAAAGCAATTTGCCAAGGACGTCATGGCGGAAGCAGGGGTGCCAACCGCTACGTCAGTGATGGTTACCGATGAGTCTAGCGCATTGCAGGCGCTAAAAAACTTTGATTTGCCACTTGTCATTAAGCAAGATGGTTTGGCAGCCGGCAAGGGCGTGGTGATTTGTCGTGACCGTGAAGATGCTGAAACGATGATTCAACTCGCGTATGAACGTCAGGCGGATGCACCGTTGGTCATTGAGTCATATATGGCGGGTGTGGAGTTTTCAATATTTAGTTTAGTTGGCCCAAATGGTGTCATTCACGCACCAATTGCGCAAGATCATAAGCGCCGTTTCGACAATGATCAAGGTCTAAATACTGGTGGTATGGGTGCCTATTCGCCAGTTCGCTGGGTTTCAGATGAGATTGTGCAAGAAGCCATTCAAACGTTGGTGTTACCAACATTGGCCACGATGGCAGCGCGCGCGATGCCGTTCACGGGTGTGTTGTACACAGGTGTGATGCTGACTGATGACGGTCCTAAAGTCGTCGAATATAATGTGCGCTTTGGTGATCCGGAGGCTCAGGTTGTTTTGCCACAGCTACAAAGTGATTTTTATGAACTTATTTCGACATTATTGGCTGGTGAACAACCGCAGGCAATCTGGCAACAGGATGACGTCTATGTTGGCGTCGTGCTGGTGAACCCAAGTTATCCTGCAACAACTACTGAGCATATCGACCTACCATCATTTTCAATTGCTGACATCAACACATTTTATGCGGGTGTGACGCGAAATGATGATAAACTAATAAGTAATGGTGGTCGTATCGCCACGGTTGTCGGTCATGCAGCGACGGCGTCACAGGCGCAAGAGATGGTGTATGAGGCAATTGATGCGACACAAACAACATTAGCTTATCGCCATGATATTGGTTATCAGGCGGTTCGAGAAGAAAATAAGGTGGTATCTGGGGATGCAAACTGA
- the purH gene encoding bifunctional phosphoribosylaminoimidazolecarboxamide formyltransferase/IMP cyclohydrolase, with amino-acid sequence MTRALLSVSDKTGLAEFAKGLVALGYELVSTGGTLAALQTADLPVTPIDEVTQFPEMLDGRVMTLHPRVHAGLLAKRDNPEHMATLAEHDITPIDLVVVNLYPFKETIQKPGVTLADAIENIDIGGPSMLRSAAKNYASVLPVVDPTDYDVVLEKLQANTIDDAFRRQLGAKVFRHTAAYDALIADYLTEEEFPAQKTVTYELFEPLRYGENSHQQAAAYRDALPTAYSVLSADILHGKQLSYNNIRDADAALRIIAEFDEPTVVTVKHMNPAGIGQGTTIETAWDAAFAADDISIFGGIVALNREVDLATAEKMHQIFLEIIIAPSFTPEAYDVLAKKKNLRLLTVPFTTDVPQAVELTAVLGGVVMQERDLVSETLTDFEVVGNVQPTPAQLEAMIFAQKAVKHVKSNAIVVAQKGQTLGVGAGQPNRIDSVKMAITKASEKPGFENAVLASDAFFPMDDSVTYAAEHGITAIVEPGGSIKDQASIDKANELGIALVFSGTRHFKH; translated from the coding sequence ATGACACGAGCACTACTAAGCGTTTCAGATAAGACCGGTTTGGCGGAGTTTGCCAAGGGACTAGTTGCATTGGGCTATGAGCTGGTTTCAACTGGCGGGACATTGGCAGCGTTACAGACAGCTGATTTACCAGTGACACCAATCGATGAGGTGACACAATTTCCTGAAATGCTCGATGGACGTGTGATGACGTTGCACCCACGTGTCCATGCTGGCTTGCTAGCCAAGCGTGACAATCCAGAACATATGGCAACGTTGGCCGAACATGACATTACGCCAATTGATTTGGTTGTGGTGAATTTGTACCCATTCAAGGAAACGATTCAAAAGCCAGGCGTGACATTGGCGGATGCCATTGAGAACATTGATATTGGTGGTCCATCAATGTTGCGTTCAGCAGCTAAAAATTATGCGTCGGTATTACCAGTTGTTGATCCAACTGACTATGACGTTGTGCTTGAAAAGCTCCAAGCCAACACGATTGATGATGCGTTCCGTCGTCAACTAGGTGCCAAGGTTTTCCGCCACACGGCAGCTTATGATGCCTTGATCGCCGACTACTTGACGGAAGAAGAATTCCCAGCGCAAAAGACAGTCACCTATGAATTGTTTGAGCCATTGCGTTATGGCGAAAATAGTCACCAACAAGCGGCTGCATACCGCGATGCATTGCCAACGGCGTACTCGGTTCTGTCTGCTGATATTTTGCACGGTAAGCAATTGTCATATAACAATATTCGTGATGCTGATGCTGCCTTGCGTATTATTGCTGAGTTTGATGAGCCAACCGTTGTGACGGTTAAGCACATGAATCCAGCTGGAATTGGGCAAGGAACGACGATTGAAACCGCTTGGGATGCGGCCTTTGCTGCTGATGATATCTCTATTTTTGGTGGCATCGTCGCTTTGAACCGTGAAGTTGATTTGGCGACTGCTGAAAAGATGCACCAAATTTTCTTGGAGATTATCATTGCGCCAAGCTTTACGCCTGAAGCGTACGATGTGTTGGCTAAGAAGAAGAATTTGCGTTTGTTGACAGTGCCGTTCACAACGGATGTCCCACAAGCGGTTGAATTGACAGCCGTCCTTGGTGGTGTCGTGATGCAAGAGCGTGACTTGGTATCTGAAACGTTGACCGATTTCGAAGTGGTTGGTAATGTGCAACCCACGCCAGCGCAACTTGAAGCGATGATCTTTGCCCAAAAGGCGGTGAAGCACGTGAAGTCAAACGCGATTGTGGTTGCCCAAAAGGGACAAACGCTTGGCGTTGGGGCGGGCCAACCAAATCGTATCGATTCAGTTAAGATGGCGATTACGAAGGCAAGTGAAAAGCCTGGCTTTGAAAATGCGGTTTTGGCATCGGACGCCTTCTTCCCAATGGACGACTCAGTAACCTACGCAGCTGAACATGGGATTACGGCGATTGTAGAACCCGGTGGCTCAATTAAGGATCAAGCGTCAATCGATAAGGCCAACGAACTTGGCATTGCATTGGTATTTTCTGGCACACGCCACTTTAAGCACTAG
- the purN gene encoding phosphoribosylglycinamide formyltransferase, producing the protein MVNKPKLAVFASGTGSNLAALLKAAQADTLGGDIVRVVIDRKNAGAIAIAEAANIPVLQIRYPAFESREAAEQEIVKTLEADGVTGILLAGYMRILTPYIVQAFEQRILNIHPALLPSFPGNNAIADAWDAGVKVTGVTIHYVDTGVDSGQIIAQTPVLISEDETIDELTERIHDAEHHLYPETVAKLIKEGAFQA; encoded by the coding sequence ATGGTGAACAAGCCAAAACTTGCTGTTTTTGCGTCAGGTACTGGCTCGAATCTAGCGGCATTGCTGAAAGCTGCCCAAGCCGACACACTCGGTGGTGATATTGTGCGGGTTGTGATTGATCGCAAAAACGCCGGGGCGATTGCCATTGCTGAGGCGGCTAATATTCCGGTATTGCAAATTCGCTACCCGGCTTTCGAGTCACGAGAGGCGGCCGAGCAAGAAATTGTTAAAACGCTAGAGGCGGACGGTGTGACCGGTATTTTATTAGCTGGTTATATGCGTATTTTGACGCCATATATTGTCCAAGCGTTTGAACAACGTATTTTAAATATTCATCCAGCGTTATTGCCTAGTTTTCCTGGTAATAACGCAATCGCTGACGCCTGGGACGCTGGCGTTAAAGTGACTGGCGTAACGATTCATTATGTTGATACGGGGGTTGACTCAGGGCAAATTATTGCGCAGACGCCAGTCCTTATTTCAGAAGACGAAACAATTGATGAACTGACTGAACGAATTCACGACGCGGAACATCATTTGTATCCAGAAACTGTTGCAAAGTTAATTAAAGAAGGAGCATTTCAAGCATGA
- the purM gene encoding phosphoribosylformylglycinamidine cyclo-ligase — MTNQNAYANAGVDVAAGEQAVDLMGNAVSATYTPQVLGGIGGFGAAFALGNTYRDPVLISGTDGVGTKLLLAIAADKHDTIGQDLVAMVMNDILAQGAKPLFLLDYLAIAKMTPEKVATIVTGIAQATQAVGAALIGGESAELPGMYAPNHYDLAAFGVGVVERDEMLNPADVVAGDVLIGLPSSGVHSNGYTLVREVFGIHEESDFLKLPTRLQEALLKPTTLYAPAILPLLDQKIIVSMAHITGGGIVGNLPRAYGEQVAANLHWGSWPMLPIFTEIQTRGNLTATDMLETFNLGLGMILIVKANQVDTAMTMFQDADQPAFIIGEMVARESEPIIWQGAQPW, encoded by the coding sequence ATGACGAATCAAAATGCATACGCGAATGCAGGCGTTGATGTTGCCGCTGGTGAACAAGCCGTCGATTTGATGGGCAACGCCGTATCGGCAACTTATACACCGCAAGTACTTGGCGGTATTGGTGGCTTTGGGGCCGCCTTTGCCTTGGGTAATACGTATCGTGATCCGGTGTTGATTTCAGGAACGGATGGTGTCGGGACAAAGTTGCTGCTAGCAATTGCGGCCGATAAGCACGATACAATTGGCCAAGATTTAGTTGCGATGGTGATGAATGATATTTTGGCGCAAGGTGCTAAGCCACTTTTTCTCCTCGACTATCTGGCGATTGCTAAGATGACACCTGAAAAAGTGGCGACCATTGTCACTGGTATCGCCCAAGCAACGCAAGCAGTTGGCGCTGCTTTGATTGGTGGTGAATCAGCTGAATTGCCTGGTATGTATGCGCCAAACCACTATGATTTGGCTGCGTTCGGCGTCGGTGTTGTTGAGCGCGATGAGATGCTAAATCCGGCTGATGTGGTCGCGGGGGATGTGTTGATTGGATTGCCATCTAGTGGTGTGCATTCCAACGGCTATACCTTGGTGCGCGAAGTCTTTGGTATCCACGAAGAATCAGATTTTTTGAAACTACCAACGCGTTTACAAGAGGCATTGCTAAAGCCGACCACGTTGTACGCCCCAGCAATTCTACCTTTGCTGGACCAAAAGATAATTGTCAGCATGGCACATATTACGGGTGGCGGTATCGTTGGCAATCTGCCCCGTGCGTACGGTGAGCAGGTAGCGGCAAACTTGCATTGGGGTTCATGGCCAATGTTACCGATTTTCACGGAGATTCAGACACGTGGTAATTTGACAGCAACGGACATGTTGGAGACGTTTAACCTTGGTTTGGGCATGATTTTGATTGTGAAAGCGAACCAGGTTGACACGGCCATGACGATGTTCCAAGATGCCGATCAACCAGCGTTTATCATTGGTGAAATGGTCGCCCGTGAATCAGAACCAATTATCTGGCAAGGAGCGCAACCATGGTGA
- the purF gene encoding amidophosphoribosyltransferase, with product MATQPVSESRSLNEECGIFGVWGHQSAADLTYYGLHALQHRGQEGAGIVANKQGHLWQERGLGLLSDVFSDPSRLQHLQGQSAIGHVRYATAGSAGIENIQPLMVNFSDMQLSLAHNGNITNALSLRRSLEQNGAIFQSSSDTEVLLHLIRRSTASTFYDKLKDALRTVRGGFAFLLLTPTAMYAALDPHGFRPFVVGQLPDGQYIVTSETAALNAVGATFIRDVQPGELITIDQHGLKIDHYTTNTDLHIDAMEYIYFARPDSDIYGVNVHTARKRMGRLLAAEQPVEADLVVGVPNSSLSAAMGFAEAAGLPNEMGLVKNQYIARTFIEPTQERRERAVRMKLSAVPSVVAGKRVVLVDDSIVRGTTSKFIVRMLREAGASEVHIRIASPAFKYPSFYGVDMQTTEELLAANYTMSEMQEMLGVDSLAFLSVDGLVEAIDLPYEGNGTGLTTAYFDGHYPSPIYDYEPTLADAKAAGQVDFQPEPTTTYHPNQVASIQKQQLQDAQTVG from the coding sequence ATGGCAACGCAACCAGTGAGTGAGAGTCGATCACTGAATGAAGAATGTGGCATTTTCGGCGTCTGGGGACATCAATCAGCAGCCGATTTGACTTATTATGGGTTGCACGCTTTGCAACACCGTGGTCAAGAAGGTGCTGGTATCGTGGCCAATAAGCAGGGGCATCTTTGGCAAGAACGTGGACTTGGTTTGTTGAGCGACGTGTTCAGTGACCCGAGTCGCTTGCAACATTTGCAAGGACAATCAGCCATTGGTCACGTGCGATACGCAACGGCTGGTTCAGCCGGAATTGAAAACATTCAACCGCTGATGGTGAATTTTTCAGATATGCAATTATCACTTGCACATAATGGCAACATCACGAATGCTTTGTCACTACGTCGTTCCTTGGAGCAAAACGGTGCGATTTTCCAATCGTCATCAGATACGGAAGTGCTATTACATTTGATTCGCCGTTCAACGGCGTCAACGTTCTATGACAAATTGAAGGATGCTTTGCGTACAGTGCGCGGTGGCTTTGCTTTTTTGCTACTAACACCAACTGCTATGTATGCAGCACTAGACCCGCACGGCTTCCGTCCGTTTGTGGTCGGACAATTACCAGATGGTCAATATATTGTGACCAGTGAAACGGCGGCTTTGAATGCGGTTGGCGCGACGTTTATCCGTGATGTACAACCGGGTGAGTTAATTACGATTGATCAACACGGCTTGAAGATTGATCACTACACGACCAACACTGATTTGCATATTGATGCGATGGAATACATTTACTTTGCACGACCAGATTCAGATATCTACGGGGTGAATGTCCATACGGCTCGTAAGCGGATGGGGCGTTTGTTGGCCGCCGAACAGCCGGTTGAGGCAGACTTGGTTGTTGGTGTTCCAAATTCTTCATTATCAGCTGCCATGGGTTTTGCGGAAGCTGCTGGTTTACCTAACGAAATGGGGTTGGTTAAGAATCAATACATTGCTCGAACGTTTATCGAACCAACCCAAGAACGTCGCGAACGCGCGGTGCGTATGAAGTTGAGCGCCGTACCGTCAGTTGTAGCAGGTAAGCGCGTGGTCTTGGTTGATGATTCGATTGTCCGAGGCACGACATCTAAGTTTATCGTGCGGATGCTACGTGAAGCTGGCGCGAGTGAGGTTCATATTCGAATTGCTTCGCCAGCTTTCAAGTATCCATCATTCTATGGTGTCGATATGCAGACAACAGAAGAGTTGTTGGCCGCTAATTACACGATGAGTGAAATGCAAGAGATGTTGGGCGTTGATTCATTAGCCTTTCTGTCAGTTGACGGGTTGGTTGAAGCGATTGACTTGCCATATGAAGGAAACGGGACTGGTTTAACGACTGCCTATTTTGACGGTCATTATCCATCGCCGATTTATGATTACGAGCCAACCTTGGCAGATGCGAAGGCTGCAGGACAGGTTGACTTTCAACCTGAACCAACAACGACTTACCATCCGAACCAAGTGGCGTCGATTCAAAAACAACAATTACAAGATGCACAGACAGTTGGTTAA
- the purL gene encoding phosphoribosylformylglycinamidine synthase subunit PurL: protein MTTATTTYEPTAEMVRDEKIYLAWGLTETEYDAIVAKLDRLPNYTEAGLLSAMWSEHVSYKKSKPVLRTFWSRNERVLQGPGEGAGILDIGDGQAVVFKAESHNHPSAVEPYEGAATGVGGILRDIFSMGAQPVAVLDSLRFGELDNATTKHLLDGVIDGIAGYGNAIGIPTVGGEIGFDAVYQGNPLVNVMAVGVIDQAAMQVGRAEGIGNTVMYVGAKTGRDGIHGATFASAEFSSDEYQNRSAVQVGDPFMEKLVMDATLKVIREHGDVIVGVQDMGAAGLVSSSAEMAGKAGMGMQLNLDLVPQREAGMTPYELMLSESQERMLLVVAAGHEAEVQAVFEDAGLDAVAIGTVTDTGRYELLWHGDVAADVPVDFLTTAPKQNMPQATPARLNEPSADFVPGSVDGAATLADLLQQPTIASKASLFRHFDSMVRADTVVKPGGDAAVVRLRGTKKALAMTTDVNSRFTYLDPYIGGQLAVAEAAGNVVATGAQPIGITDCLNFGNPDDPEIYYELAQSLAGINQMAKQLNTPVISGNVSLYNETDGQAIYPTPMIGMVGLHEDVKTITSISFKNAGDVIYVLGATGADFNGSELQKMMTGDIAGRLRDFDMTEIQATQAKLLNAIAADLVASAHDIAEGGLGVALAESMFKTPFGAEVQWQVPTAWLFSETPGRFVVSVPAVNVAAFEELMGATATKLGVVTAGDAIQMRTTTDELNLSKTTLQKNYEEAITWQRNQ, encoded by the coding sequence ATGACAACAGCAACAACCACATATGAACCAACCGCAGAAATGGTTCGTGATGAAAAAATTTATCTCGCATGGGGTCTGACTGAGACCGAATATGATGCAATTGTCGCCAAGCTTGATCGACTACCAAATTACACCGAAGCAGGCTTGCTTTCGGCCATGTGGTCAGAACACGTTTCGTATAAAAAGTCTAAGCCGGTTCTACGCACGTTCTGGTCACGCAATGAGCGCGTGTTGCAAGGCCCAGGTGAAGGTGCCGGTATTTTAGATATCGGTGATGGCCAAGCGGTTGTTTTCAAGGCGGAATCTCACAATCACCCATCAGCCGTTGAACCATACGAAGGCGCTGCAACAGGAGTTGGCGGTATTCTACGTGATATTTTCTCAATGGGGGCGCAACCGGTTGCTGTCTTGGATAGTTTGCGTTTCGGTGAGCTCGACAATGCAACGACTAAGCATCTATTGGACGGTGTAATTGACGGTATTGCTGGTTATGGTAATGCCATTGGGATTCCAACAGTTGGTGGTGAAATTGGTTTTGATGCCGTTTATCAAGGTAATCCGCTAGTTAACGTGATGGCGGTTGGTGTGATTGATCAAGCTGCCATGCAGGTTGGACGTGCTGAAGGAATTGGCAATACAGTCATGTACGTCGGTGCTAAAACTGGTCGTGATGGTATTCATGGCGCGACTTTTGCGTCAGCCGAATTTTCATCAGATGAATATCAAAATCGCTCAGCGGTTCAAGTTGGTGATCCGTTCATGGAAAAGTTGGTCATGGATGCCACGCTAAAGGTCATTCGTGAACATGGTGACGTTATTGTCGGTGTACAAGACATGGGTGCAGCTGGCCTTGTATCATCTTCAGCTGAGATGGCGGGCAAGGCTGGCATGGGGATGCAATTGAACTTGGACCTCGTACCACAACGTGAAGCTGGCATGACACCGTATGAATTGATGCTGTCAGAATCACAAGAACGCATGTTGTTGGTTGTGGCAGCTGGCCATGAAGCTGAAGTACAAGCGGTCTTTGAAGATGCCGGCCTTGATGCGGTTGCCATTGGAACGGTGACAGATACTGGCCGTTACGAATTGCTTTGGCATGGTGACGTGGCAGCTGATGTACCCGTTGATTTTCTAACGACGGCACCAAAGCAAAACATGCCACAAGCAACGCCAGCTCGTTTAAACGAACCAAGTGCTGACTTTGTGCCTGGCAGTGTTGATGGTGCAGCAACGCTTGCTGATTTGTTGCAACAACCAACAATCGCGTCTAAAGCCTCGTTGTTCCGTCATTTTGACAGCATGGTGCGTGCCGATACGGTTGTGAAACCAGGTGGCGACGCTGCCGTGGTGCGTTTGCGCGGTACCAAGAAAGCATTGGCGATGACGACTGACGTGAATAGTCGTTTCACCTATCTTGATCCTTATATTGGTGGTCAACTGGCGGTGGCTGAAGCGGCCGGTAATGTGGTTGCGACTGGTGCCCAACCGATTGGGATTACAGATTGCTTGAATTTTGGTAATCCAGACGACCCAGAAATTTACTATGAGCTGGCGCAGTCGTTGGCCGGCATCAACCAAATGGCGAAGCAGTTGAATACGCCGGTTATCTCTGGAAACGTGTCACTTTACAACGAAACTGACGGGCAAGCCATTTATCCAACGCCGATGATTGGTATGGTTGGGTTGCACGAAGACGTGAAGACGATTACGAGCATCAGTTTTAAAAATGCGGGTGATGTTATTTACGTCCTTGGTGCAACTGGCGCCGATTTTAATGGGTCAGAATTACAAAAGATGATGACTGGCGATATTGCTGGTCGTTTACGCGACTTTGACATGACGGAAATTCAAGCAACGCAAGCAAAGCTACTAAACGCGATTGCAGCTGATTTAGTTGCGAGTGCACACGACATTGCCGAAGGTGGCTTGGGCGTCGCATTGGCAGAAAGCATGTTTAAGACGCCATTTGGGGCAGAGGTGCAGTGGCAAGTACCAACAGCTTGGTTGTTTAGTGAAACACCTGGTCGTTTCGTAGTATCGGTCCCTGCAGTCAACGTCGCTGCGTTTGAAGAATTGATGGGCGCTACCGCAACAAAGCTTGGTGTGGTTACTGCTGGTGATGCGATTCAAATGCGTACGACAACAGACGAACTCAACCTATCAAAAACAACATTGCAAAAGAACTATGAGGAGGCCATCACATGGCAACGCAACCAGTGA